One Mus caroli unplaced genomic scaffold, CAROLI_EIJ_v1.1 scaffold_17855_1, whole genome shotgun sequence genomic window, attttgtattgAGGTACTTCGCTGAAGTTGTTTTTTCAGGTTTATGAGTTCTCAGGTGGAATttctggggtcacttatgtatacaatcatatGATCTGCAAGTagtaatactttgacttcttgctttccaatgtgtattcctttgatctccttttgatgtctaattgctcttgctaggactttgactactatattgaatagataggcaGAGAGTGGggagtcttgtctagtccctcatTTTAATGGGATtacttcatgtttctctccatttagtttgatgttgaacTTGtctgctgtatatttcttttattatgtttagatatgggccttgaattcctgatctttccaagacctttatCATAAATAGGTGTTGGATAttgccaaatgctttctcaatgtttaatgagatgatcatgtgatttatgtctttgagtttgtttatagagtgtattatgttgatggatttccttatattgaaccatccctgaatttctgggatgaagcctacttgattatgatggatgattgttttgatgtgttcttggattagttttgcaagaattttatggaGAACTtgtgcatcaatattcatgagggaaattggtctcaaGTCCTCTTttttttgggtctttatgtggtttaggtatcagagtgattgtggcttcatagaataaaatgggtagagtaccttctgcttctattttgtggaagagtttgatgagaactggaattaggtcttctttgaagttcagATAGAAagctgcactaaacccatctgatcatgggctttttttggttttgagaaaatTAATGACTGTTTATATTACttaagggatatgggactgtttagatcattaatgtgatcttgatttaaattttgtACCTgctatttgtctagaaaattgtccatttcatacagattttccagttttgctgagtatagccttttgtaataggaCATGatgtttttttggatttccttagattctgttgttatgtctcccttttcatttctgatattgtaAATTGGGATACTCTCCATGTGCTCCCTAgtgagtctggataagggtttaaatatcttgctgattttctcaaagtacaagctcctggtttggttgattctttgtatatttctttttgtttctacttggttgatttcagccctgagttttattatttcctgccatttattcctcttgggtgaacttgcttccttttgttctagagctttcagatgtgctgtcaagctgctagtgtatgctctctccactGTCTTTTTGGGGGCAATtatagctatgagttttcctctaaggactactttcattgtgtcccataagtttgggtgtgttgtggcttcattttcattaaactctaaaaaagtcttcactttttttttcttatttcttctttgaccaacttatcattgagtagagtgttgttcagcttccatctGTATGAggcatttctattatttatgttcttaatcaaaatcagtcttagtctgtggtgacctgataggactcattggtttattttaatatttttgtatctgttgaggccttttaCCTCATTTATTGAGAGAAACATTTTACAGTGTTTCTGGTTAATGGATGAGATTTGTGTTTAGTAAAACAGTCTAGAAAAATTGTCTGTTAGAGCTATAGAGAGGACAAATATTCATATAATTATTGACAACATTGATTATAACTAAAAACAGTATGAAACTTTGCAGAAGACATGGCAGACATAAGATCTTGAATTAAGGTGATGTATAGGAGGAAAAGTCTTTTCTCCTGCTGGCCATAAAGTGAGTAATTGATCAGTCCAGATGATCTTTCTGATTTGGAGAATGACTTGACCTCTCCAGATCACATGGGGGATATGCAGTATGACAAATATTGATGCATACATTGTGTTAAATGTAAAGAGGATACTAATAATCCTCAAGGAAGAATGTTGCTTATCAATAGACAATGACTAAATCTGGCCCTGAGCTCTCCTTGGGTTTGGGTATATTCTGGTAGTATATATAGGAGGTAGAAAGTTGAATGAAGCCAACACTCAGGTGAAGCAGATTTCCTGACTTGGAGCCTACATTGTGGTGGATCTTCTCAGAAATGCAGCTGACTTTGACTCTTTCAGGCTCAGGTAGGTTGCCATTCATCATGTACCTCTCAGTTAACCTTAATATTGCGGACATATTCAAGATGTGTTTGGAGTGTGGATTTACTTTTGGATGTGATgcggtttttgtttgtttctttctttctttgttttgttttctgttttgtcaaaGTGCctcttaaatatttgtatttagacCTATTGATTACAGTAACAATTAATTCGTGTATTGAAAGAAACATTTTACAGTGTTTCTGGTTAATGGTGGAGATTTGAATGTAGTAAAACAGTCTCAGATAATTATCTGAGGTTTCTGTTTCATGCTTACTCAAAGCTCCATGTGTTTACAAACTACATGAAGAGCTACTTTGGAACAAATGCACACTGTGAGATGTCtcctacattttcatttctgtaatCGAGAAATGTCaccattttcctgtattttctgaGTTATAAGCAATAGCAAACCAAATATAATGGCTGAGGACCCTCAGAAAAGACAGCATCCTAAGAAAATCCATCTGTTGTAACCACATATGCATAGAttatttcagtttgtttctcTGACAGCAGGAATGCAATTGTTGCTGCTGGTGTCAAGTCTACTCCTTTGGGAGAATGTGTCCTCCAAACCAACTGCCATGGTGCCCACTGAAGACCTGTATACTCGTTTGGCTGAACTGTCTCATAAAACATTTATCTTGACTGCAGATGTGTATAGGGAATTTGTAAGTAATGCCCTTGCCTCTGTATTCTTATCTAAAGGGGCCTTCAACTAACTAAACACTAATAAAATTggaatgttttatgtatatagtaCCAAATAATTCACTTGTTATAGGTAATGAATTCATAGACCAAAATGTGGAATGGGCAGAATATGAAGtttcattaaaatatcaaaacaattgtaaagaattaaatgacattttaaatttttctataactttaaaaataataacttgtTTTGAACTTTGTCACAGGAACATTGATTTCCTGGTAATTTACCCATGGGTTCTGTCTTCATGACCATTTTATNNNNNNNNNNNNNNNNNNNNNNNNNNNNNNNNNNNNNNNNNNNNNNNNNNNNNNNNNNNNNNNNNNNNNNNNNNNNNNNNNNNNNNNNNNNNNNNNNNNNNNNNNNNNNNNNNNNNNNNNNNNNNNNNNNNNNNNNNNNNNNNNNNNNNNNNNNNNNNNNNNNNNNNNNNNNNNNNNNNNCAATGTCTCTTTTTAAGTTCACAAAGTCTAAAAATTATGGTTTATCATTTTCAGGAAAGTGTCTAGGTGCAATTGAAGAGATGATTTAGAAACAACATACATTATCTTTTCTTCAGGGATATAACTCACAGGTTCAGGGTATGCCAGTGAGGAAACAATAGAGACAATTTCCATTGAAAATTGAGTATATGGATTATATACCCCTACATTTAGAGAGAATATACATTTTCATTGTTAGTTTCCTTCACTTGTTTTTCCTAtatccttcattcttttctcctaaTCTTTCAGcagtatattttttaataatcctttatttattaattaattttgtattttccgAATAAATACCTTATGCAAGTATATTCTTTATATCATTAATATAgaattattaagtatttttgtgaATTCTTATGTTACTCACAGCTGAATATTTCCTTAAAACATGCCCAGAATTTAATAGTTAATTGTTGACAGTATCAACAGTAATGCATTGCACATTTTTTACAACCTTTGTATGAAGGAAACCCTTGGTAATATTTGAGAGCAAATTTATAAAGTCACAATCCCTACTTTAAAAGGCATGTCAATttttaaccaataaaaataagatatgtaTAAAActgcataaaaataataattctatgACCCTTAGCCAAATCCTAGGAGacataatacttaaaaatatattaatcagGCATTTGGGGGcatattgttttttctttgcaaataatATTAGCAAGGAcaataaaaaagaacagtaaTGAGGGGAAAAGATGGGGACAATAGAAAATTAGCTTGCAAATGTATGAGAAGTAAAAGGTAGGCTTATTATATTTCCATTAATCCACTGTTTCAAATATTGTAagattcttaaatataaaaatgtgttgtttttcaAATGTAATGTTCTTATGAACATGTAAGTTTTCATTCAATTATGAAACCTCAAATGAATCAAAACGTTTAAAATCTTCCAGGATTTGAATTTTTTCGATAAAACTTGGATAACAGACAGAATACTTCCCCTGTGTCATACTGCTTCCATCCATACTCCAGAGAATCGAGAGGAAGTCCACGAAATTAAAGTAGGTTtcttacctgttttgttttgtcaaacaAATAATGTTACATGTGGgctagattttatatatatgattattaaGCCCATAGAGGTGTGGTAATCTCAGAATTAATAGATAAAGGTGAAAATGTCAGAGAATAATGACATCATATAGTTGATAACATTAGCACTAACTTAGATGACTGCCAATTCGCATTTTTTGCTAGTTCTAACTCTCTAGATAGAAGCAGTTTCACCATAACCTTTTGTTTGTCACCTGGGAAGTTCTTCCATCATTTGGAAACTCattcttgaatatatttatatacatatagggTAAATACAAATCCAGATGTATTTGTGGTATGACGCTAAAGGATCTTCTGCTGGCAGCACTTGTGAATGTTCTTCCTAAATTTCTAAACTATCCATGACATACTTCTGTTTCTTCATTGTACAGTCTTTCCTGACTGGTCTACCTTTGCTTGTATCTTAACTGAAAATCAGCTTTCTAAGAGACTCCTCTGTAGGCCGTTTCATGCTCCTCAGGATGACTTCCATTTTGATGAGGTCTTCATAACTATGAAGAAGATCTAATGTATATGTGCTACAATTTCTTCCCTTTGAGTACCTATCATAAATATTAGAGTTTGATTTGCATAAAACTAATATGTAGATTTACCTcacacacaaaatctattctCTAGTCATACTTATATTAATAAAGCAAATAACATAAACAATATACTCTCATAAATAAATttactgaataaagaaaaataaaataaatataaatggaggAAAACTTTTGTAAAAACTTACTTTTCTAGACAATACATATAGCATGTTGTTGACAAAAACATTTAATGATAACAAACAATTTCTGATTTTTTGAGACGATAAATGGagtctcaaaaattaatttcTCTTGCTTGCCAAGTAAAAATTtaacttaaatttcttttatatcaTGCAATCACTCTTAATCATTATGGTAAAGTTCTTCTAAAATCATGTATGCTATCAGCACTGGCTTGTCCATTTCCTacataaatgtaaacatttttagaaattctGA contains:
- the LOC110288311 gene encoding prolactin-3D1-like; its protein translation is MQLTLTLSGSAGMQLLLLVSSLLLWENVSSKPTAMVPTEDLYTRLAELSHKTFILTADVYREFDLNFFDKTWITDRILPLCHTASIHTPENREEVHEIKTEDLLKAMINVSISWKEPLKHLVSALAALPGASDSMGKKAADIKDRNLIILEGLQTIYNR